Proteins encoded together in one Candidatus Dependentiae bacterium window:
- a CDS encoding ankyrin repeat domain-containing protein encodes MKNYLLLLLAYTLNCNAMDLESQLRAAAIQSKTQEVECLLKQGVDPKATDSTGWTALHAAAHSRGPLKIAELLIEYGALVDAVNSYGYTPLHVAAEQGRCDIAQLLILKGANVNSSTQGGQTPLHLAAAQGADGMIQTLLNYKANPFLKNKSYQAALSLAQIINFEEIASPRGNKKRAAELLEIRMNQYKNLIMHEAQTQPTLNTLQAAIIISDLALIKSLLVILQPTLQEILFCGRLSVQFNAPYSTIVRVLKNYALALSLTDARIATVQPLNLNVASVIAKHTL; translated from the coding sequence CTATCCAATCAAAAACCCAAGAGGTTGAATGTCTTTTAAAACAAGGCGTAGATCCCAAAGCAACTGACAGTACAGGATGGACCGCCCTCCATGCAGCTGCTCACAGTCGTGGACCTTTAAAAATAGCCGAATTATTAATAGAATATGGTGCGCTTGTAGATGCCGTCAATAGCTATGGCTATACTCCTCTTCACGTAGCTGCAGAGCAAGGTCGTTGCGACATAGCACAGCTCTTAATTCTTAAAGGTGCTAACGTAAATAGCTCTACACAGGGCGGCCAAACACCACTGCATTTAGCTGCAGCCCAAGGTGCCGATGGTATGATACAAACTCTATTAAACTACAAAGCTAATCCTTTTTTAAAAAATAAAAGTTATCAAGCTGCTTTAAGCTTAGCTCAAATAATAAACTTTGAAGAGATAGCAAGTCCTCGAGGAAACAAAAAACGAGCTGCTGAGTTATTAGAAATCAGAATGAATCAGTATAAAAATCTTATTATGCACGAAGCTCAAACACAACCTACACTTAATACTCTTCAGGCAGCTATTATAATCAGCGATCTTGCACTCATTAAGTCTTTATTAGTTATATTACAACCAACGCTCCAAGAAATTCTTTTTTGTGGTAGATTATCGGTACAATTCAATGCACCTTATAGCACTATAGTTAGGGTATTAAAAAACTATGCTCTAGCGCTATCTCTTACAGATGCTAGAATAGCAACTGTGCAACCATTAAATCTAAATGTCGCTAGTGTTATAGCTAAACACACTCTGTGA